One Triticum dicoccoides isolate Atlit2015 ecotype Zavitan chromosome 4B, WEW_v2.0, whole genome shotgun sequence genomic window carries:
- the LOC119292540 gene encoding WAT1-related protein At3g30340-like, translating to MGSGGLLLPTVVMLALNVLSAVMVALVKVAMAGGLDPLVLVTLQQLAAAIFLGPIAHWREGKSRPKMTLEIFAHLFISAALGAAMRQYTVFVGLRYTTATFVSAFSNIAPVLTFVLAVATRSESLHLRAATGAAKLAGTLVSLAGAMLLTFYRGVALTHANSAHQLHRPPSSPPSPATDSGRLWTLGTVAILGNCVCLACWYLLQGRIARKYPYVYSCNAFLSTFSFLQVAVVGLCVQRNLSAWIITDKLQIIPVLYSGVVATGMSFVLLTWCIQKRGAVFVAAFIPVSQVIVCIMDFTVLHEPLYLGSVVGSVIVISGLYLLLWGKRQEALQQHPRVAKDDQEQQQQQQLQSQP from the exons ATGGGGAGCGGCGGGTTGTTGTTGCCGACCGTGGTGATGCTGGCGCTCAACGTGTTGTCGGCGGTGATGGTGGCGCTGGTCAAGGTGGCCATGGCCGGCGGCCTCGACCCGCTCGTGCTCGTCACGCTGCAGCAGCTCGCCGCCGCCATCTTCCTCGGCCCCATCGCGCACTGGAGAGAGGG CAAGTCGAGGCCCAAGATGACGCTCGAGATCTTCGCCCACCTCTTCATCAGCGCCGCGCTCGG GGCGGCGATGAGACAGTACACGGTCTTCGTGGGGCTGCGCTACACCACGGCGACCTTCGTCAGCGCCTTCTCCAACATCGCGCCTGTGCTCACCTTCGTGCTTGCCGTCGCCACCCGCTCCGAGTCGCTCCACCTCAGGGCCGCCACCGGCGCCGCCAAGCTCGCCGGCACGCTCGTCTCGCTCGCCGGCGCCATGCTGCTCACCTTCTACAGAGGCGTGGCCCTCACCCACGCCAACAGCGCCCACCAgctccaccgccccccttcttccccACCGTCCccggcaaccgactccggcaggctGTGGACGCTGGGAACGGTGGCGATCCTCGGCAACTGCGTCTGCCTCGCCTGCTGGTACCTGCTTCAGGGCAGGATCGCCAGGAAGTACCCCTACGTCTACTCCTGCAACGCCTTCCTGTCCACCTTCAGCTTCCTCCAGGTCGCCGTAGTTGGCCTCTGCGTGCAGCGCAACCTCTCCGCCTGGATCATCACCGACAAGCTCCAGATCATCCCCGTCCTCTACTCC GGCGTGGTCGCGACCGGCATGTCCTTCGTGCTGCTGACGTGGTGCATCCAGAAGCGGGGGGCTGTGTTCGTGGCCGCCTTCATCCCGGTGTCTCAGGTCATCGTCTGCATCATGGACTTCACTGTCCTGCATGAACCGCTCTACCTTGGAAG TGTGGTGGGATCTGTGATTGTGATAAGTGGCCTGTATCTTCTGCTGTGGGGCAAGAGGCAGGAGGCCTTGCAACAGCATCCAAGAGTTGCTAAAGATGACCaagaacaacagcagcagcagcaattgcAGTCGCAGCCATGA